The following is a genomic window from Flavobacterium crassostreae.
ATTAAGTAAACGGCATCTTCTCCTTGGTTTTCTTTCCAATTTACTTTTACTTTTTCGTTGTTAATTGCATCTACTTGTCTGCCTCTATAGTCAGGCTGTATTGGCAAATTACGACTAAAACGCCTATCTATTAAAACCAACAATTCAATCTCTGCGGGTCTTCCAAAGGACTGAATTGCAGTCAAAGCCGCCCGAATACTTCTACCGGTAAACAACACGTCATCTATAAAAATAACTTTTTTGTTTTCGACAATAAAATTAATTTTGGTTTTATTGGCCTCTAATGGTTTTTCGGTTCTACGAAAATCATCTCTAAAAAAAGTAATATCCAAATAACCCAATTGAATCTCTGGGGTATGGTACTCTTTTTCTAAAATTGTCTTTAATCGTTCTGCCATAAATGTTCCTCGGGGCTGAATCCCCACAAGAATGGTGTCTTTAAAATCGAGATGTTTTTCAATCAATTGACAAGCCAAACGGTGTAAAATGATGTTGACTTCTTTGGAATTAAGTAAAACTTTTTGAGTCATAATGCTATATAAGGTTTGGTTGGGCAAATATACAAATTCCTGTTTAGGATTTCTAAATTATAGCTTTAGAATATTCTGTGTTTTTTTTAATCTAAAATCCCCTATTTAAAAGAACCCGTTGAAAGCATCAGAGATTGTAATTACTAATTTATGTCACCAATCAAAACCCGAATGATGGTTTAGGCTTTTTTTGGCAAAACCCAATGTATTATTTAACACTTATAGTAACTAAAAAAAGCACTTGAGATAATCTACAAGTGCTTTTAATATATTACTCAAAAAAATAAGAAAAAAAACGAATTATTTTATTATTAATTTTTTTGTCTGCTTGAATATTCCATCTGAAACCACTACAAGATACATCCCGCTTGAAAGACCTTTAAGGCTATAACTTAATGGGTTTTTAATTACATCAATAACAGCACCTTCTAAATTGTATATTGTTGTAGTTATTTTGTTGGTATCCATGTTGGTAAAACTAAAATTTACTGTTTCTGAGGCTGGATTAGGATACATTGCAAACCCTTTTTTCTTTAATTCATAAAACAAGGTAGAGAGCGTGAATGTTTTGTCATTCAAATTTGCTACGGCATAACTCCAAGGGCTAAATTCGGTAGCATTTTTTGCTCTAACTCTAAAATCATATATTGTTTGTGTACCCGATTTAGGTACCCATAATAATCCTTCGATAGTAGTCGAAAAAGAAGTCCATTCTCCCAAACTATTTTTTAGTTCTATTTCATATACCGTAGCATTTATAACGGTATTCCAATAGGCATAAAAGCCCGTATCATATAGATCCCCATCGGTAATTATAGGTTTTGCTAAGGTGGTTTGTGTTGGAGTGATTGACATAGGGACAACAACAACATTAGAAAACATAGAGGAAACAGCATTTGATTTAGCAGTTACCCGATACGAATACGTTACCCCTGCCATTAAACCTGTGTCAGTATATGTTGTTGCATCAGCACTAAGGGTGGCCAAAAGATTGTATACTCCATTTGGCAAGGCTCTTTCTACCACATAAGATGTTTCGTTTGTAGCGTTATCAATCCAACTTAACTCAACCATTAACGAGCTAATATTTGGCAATGCTACCAAATTAGTTGGTGTTGCAATGCTTACGGTATTGGAACTAGATTTCACCAAAACCGAATAATCTTCAACTTCTCCAAAGTAAGAATCTTCACCACACGGATCAGAGGTTTTTCCATAAGAATAACGCACCCGCATCCTTGTAACTCCTGGAGTTGCATTTGAAGGTATTAAAATTGATCCAACCGCATTTATTCCTTCATAAGAAAACACCCGTTCTCCTGGGTCAGTAAACAGTCCGTTTTGATTCCAGTCTATCCAGACGTTTATATTGTTTCCTTGGGCTGAATGCGCTGGATAAACCTCAATTGGGTACGATTTACCTGGATCTACTTGAGCCAAAAAATTAGTAAAATCAGCATACCCATTTAGAGGAAACCCTTGAGAATCATTATTTATATTAGCAAAGGTAACATTTAGTATGCTGGAATAGTCATAAACTACAGATGCATTACAATACACTCTAGTTGGCTTAGAATAAATACTAATATAATCCTTTTTTAGCATCGTATTGCTGGAGTTATTGTTTCCGTTTACAACCAATTCCACATTGTAGTTACCCGCCGACAGATAGTTCACAATAGGCTCTGCATCAGTACTAGTAGCAGGTGTTCCGCCAGGAAACGACCATAGATAACTTTTTATGTAACCCGTAGACTGATTTTTAAATTTTACAGACCCTCCAGTAATTGTTGCTACTGTTGAAGACGAAAATTGAGCATCAACCGCATCATCAACACTTGCATTCCTTAAGGGACCAGTTATGACGTAGGTGGCTGTATTTCCTGAAATATTTTTATAATATCCTGTGAGATATTTAAAATTATTTATCGTAGGACTTGTATTTAATTTTTTAATAAGATCATTGAGCGAGGTATCAAAATTGCCATTTGTAAAGGTCCCTGTAAGACTAAAACGTCTTAAAGAAGTCGTTGCCTCGAGTGCAGCTATAGCTGTTTTACCCGTTAGAGCGATAAATTCAGTTTGTACATCAGCCGGAGCGCCTACTGTATAAAGTTTATCCTCTTTCCATGGGGTTGTAACAGCCCACCAATTTTCATGCTTTATCACAGTATTATTCAAATAATTAACAAACGAAGTTTGTAAGGCACTATTAGCTTTTAATTGGTTAATTTTTGCATCATACCCCGCTACATCGTCTGCTCGAACCAACCTAACCAACTCTTTAGCGGTTGCCATATCGTTTTTGAACCAATGGGACCATAGCATGTTTCCATAACGGTAAAACTTAAACCCATTATTATAATCCGCACTCAAAATCTGACTTACTGTCATGTATTCTGAAGGGCCTTCATTTTTTATAGCACTACCTTGACTCTCACGAATTGTCACGCCCTGAGTATCCGTACTTCCGGCAAAATGCTCTGCCATCCCTTCTTCAAACCAAACCAAACGATTATTTTTATAAATTGGAGACTCTCCCCAAAAACCATTAGCCATGTAGCGCCCCTGTAAATAATGTACGTACTCGTGTCTAAATAACTCTTCTAATGAAAAAGTACTTTCCATTGTTGTTCTTTCATAAGTATAAAAAGTAGCGCCTCGTTCAATATACATCCCTCCATTGTTGGTGTCAATTCCATTTAACAAGGTTTGCCAATCTTGGTAGTTTGCCAAAGTACCATAAACAACCATATTTAATTTAATGTTAGGGTCATTAGCCACAGCAGCATCTGTTTCTATAAATCTAAAAACTTGTGCTTGTACTTGCTTGGATGCATAATATAATGGTAAAACAGTTTCGTAACTAAGAGGTGTTTTAACAACTAATTTACCATCATCAAAAGTAAAGGTATTAGGAAACAACATGTTGTCTATTTCGGACTTAATAGCATCTATGTTTTCACACAAGGAATAGGCTGAACAGTTTCCTGATTCGTTAATCGCCTTTATAATTCTGTACCAATTAGGAGTTAGTCTTGGCAATGTTTTCACAATATCTGCAAGATAAGGCTCTACTTTAGGTTTTAAAACAGAGCTAGTCATCATCCTAACCATTTCTCCAATAGAATTATTTGGAATTAGCTCTAAGGTATTATTTGTCTTTAATTCTGAATCTGTTGCCAATTTTGACATTAAACTTATAAATTCAGAATCTGTATTTAAAGCCGATTCAAATAAAGGATCAACAGGTTGGATCCCTCTAAACATTAAAAAAAACATTCTGTTATATGCAGTAACGTATTTTTGCATTAAAGCATCGTCATTAACTATTGTTTTCCAATTGTCCAAAACTGTCAAGTTTTTCATGGCTGTTTTTACAACATTAATAATAGCAGGTTTATGCCTTAAACCTGTAGCATCACACATTATCAAATATTCATCTAAAATTAACAATGCATTTTCTGTAACATCCCATAAATGCGCATTGTTTGCGAAAGACTCCACGGCATTGTTATATTTTTGGGTAGAATTAGCATCAAAATTAACTGAAGTTTGAAAAAAATCATGATAACTAGCCGCATGCAAGTAGGTAGCAAGACCAAGCATACCACTATTTAATGTTCCATCGTGCGAGATAGAAATAGAATACATTTCTTGAGCAACAATAGCAACATTTGCATTAGAAAACAAAGAAGGCCCATAACTAGCATCAAATGAAAACAAAGTACGCAAACAGCCATCATAATCTGTAGCTGCTTTTAATTGTTGCACTAAAGCACTACCACTATAGGACGCCCATGTTGCCATTGTGCCAGGACAATTAGCTAAAAACTTATTTGTTTTTTTTATTGCTGTATTAGGTTCTTTCACAACACCTCTTGAACACACGGTCAATTGGTCTTTAGAATTATACAGTTCTTTAGGTGGAGCTTGTTGCCCCAAAACATTAAAGCCTAAAAACAACAAACCTACTTGCTGCATAATCTTAAATAGTTTTTTTTTCATAGTTTTAAAATTTCACATCCTTTTAAGAATGTTGATTTACTTGTTAATTTAAAAACAACAAATGTATAATTATTTATTATTTTATAAAGATTTACAACAAAAAACATGATTTATTTTATAAAAATATGTTTTCAGGACACAAAAAGCATAACATTATTTGATAATTGTATAACTAGATATTTTATGTAAAAACTAATTTTGTAGTAAATCAAAAAAAAAGTATTATGAAAAACAAATTAACAACATTACTAACATTAATTACAGTAGCATTTACCTTCACAAGTTGTGAGGTTATTGGGGGTATTTTTAAAGCCGGAATGGGAGTAGGAATTTTTATGGTTATTGCTATTATTGCTTTGGTACTGTTTGGGGTAGCAAAATTATTTGGAAAAAAATAACCGTATAAAAAAACTCCTGTAAAATTAATTACAGGAGTTTTGGTTGTAATACCAAAGATACTACAAGTTATTTTGCATACATTTTGATTCGTAATTCTTGAATTTTTTCATCATCCAAATACTCGTCAAAGGTCATGTAGCTATCTATGGCTCCGTTGGGAGTTAGCTCCACCACTCTATTTCCTACTGTTTGTGCAAATTCATGATCGTGTGTGGTAAAAATAACCGATCCTTTATAATTTTTTAAAGAGTTATTAAAGGCCGTAATAGACTCTAAATCTAAGTGATTTGTTGGTTCGTCTATCAACAACACGTTGGCTCTTTCCATCATCATTCGAGACATCATGCAGCGCACTTTTTCTCCTCCAGATAATACTCTGCAGGTTTTTAAGGCTTCTTCGCCCGAAAAAATCATTTTACCCAAAAAGCTTCGGATATTTACCTCGTCGCGCTCTTCTTCGGTTTTAACCCATTGACGCAACCAATCTACCAGAGACAAATCATTTTCAAAAAAAGAATGGTTTTCTACCGGCAAATACGCCTGATTGGTCGTAACTCCCCAGTCATAAGTGCCTGAATCTGCTGGTTTGTTTCCGTTTACTATTTCATAAAAAGCGGTAGTAGCACGAGAATCTTTAGAAAAAAGCACAATTTTGTCTCCTTTTGCCATATTCAAATCCACACCCTTAAACAATAGTTCTCCATCTACCGAAGCACTTAAATTCTGAACATTTAAAATTTGATCTCCTGCTTCTCGCTCTTGATCAAAAATAATTGCTGGATACCTACGACTAGAGGGTTTTATTTCGGATATATTTAATTTACTAATCATTTTTTTACGCGAAGTAGCTTGTTTTGACTTGGCTACGTTGGCACTAAAACGACGTATAAACTCTTCTAATTCTTGTTTCTTTTCTTCGGCTTTTTTATTTTGTTGTGCTCGTTGTTTGGCTGCTAATTGACTGGATTCGTACCAAAAAGTGTAGTTTCCAGAATAGTGGTTGATTTTGCTATAATCTATGTCCGAGATATGGGTGCAAACCGAATCCAAAAAGTGACGGTCATGCGATACCACGATTACGGTGTTTTCGTAATTTGCCAAAAAGGTTTCTAACCAAGCAATGGTTTCAAAATCCAAATCATTGGTAGGCTCATCCATGATTAATAAATCTGGATTTCCAAATAAGGCTTGCGCCAACAAAACCCGCACTTTAATTTTTCCTTCTAGATCTGCCATTAAGGTATAATGGTGTTCTTCTCCAATGCCTAAATTAGAAAGCATCGAAGCCGCATCGGAATCTGCATTCCAACCGTTCATTTCTTCAAACTGTACTTGCAACTCTCCTATTCTATCCGCATTTTTGTCATTATAATCTAAATAGAGTTCGTCCATTTCTTTTTTGACTGCATATAAAATTTTGTTTCCCATTATTACGGTCTCTAAAACAGTATGCGCATCAAACATGTTGTGGTTTTGGTTTAAAACCGACATGCGTTTTCCGGGTTCTAAATGAATGTGTCCTGAGGTAGGATCCATCTCGCCCGAAATTATTTTAAGAAAGGTAGATTTTCCAGCACCATTAGCTCCAATAACACCATATATATTGCCATGGGTAAAAGTAGTATTTACCTCATCAAATAATATTCGTTTACCAAACTGGACGGATAAATTATTAACTGTTAACATGAATGTTTATTTTATAAATTTTCGCAAAATTACAAAAAAAATACTGATTTCTTAGAATTGTAGCCCTCTTAATCCTAGTGTTGTTCTTTGGGTTCTTTATTAAAAAAATACCTTTTATTTTTTGTTGCAAAAAAAATTAATTTAAATACTTTTTTTAATCTCCTCTAAGCTAGCGTTGGTATACACCAATTGGTCAATAATACGTTTTCGGAGCAGATCTAGATCTTCAAATTCATAATATTTGGCCCAAGAGGTAAGGGCAAATAAATTTCGGATTTGTTTGATTTTTTTGGTAGTATCCAAACTGTTGCGCAAAACCGCTCTTTTATCGTACAATGGATTGTTTTTATGTTGGTAATTTACCGTTTTGCGGGTATAATCCACCTCCAAATAATACAATAAATCGGTATTATTATCGGGATAAAATCCGTCCCAGGCCGCAAAACCTAACTTAAACTTAGTAGTTGTGGGCTGCTGCTCTAGTGCAACCAAACGCCATTTGCTGTTTGCTAACCTGCCCCAATGATTGGACCAACGATACATACCCAATGGGGTATAATAATACGTACTACCCGCCTTGCTTTGGTATTGTACTTTTAAACCCTCGGTGGCAGAGATAGGTACTTCCTGAAAAACACAAAAGGTGTGTTTGAAAGCATTAGGAGCTGGTTTGAAATTTTTTTGCATGCGCAAATATAATCAGAATGTCTTAAAGACAAAACTGCCAATAAAATGCTTAACTTTGGCGCCTACAAATTAAAACAACAACGATGACCAAGACTTCAGACGAAAAAATGTTACAAAAAGGGATCTATACCGGAGTAATTGAAAAAGACGAAAACAACAATTTTTTTTGCGGCATCTATCTCTTAGATTATAAAATGGTACAATCCAAACATGCCATTGGAGATTTAATTACCATAAAATCTGTGATAGAAAACCCAAGTGATATTAGTCATAATCAATATCCAAAAAAGTCTAAAAACTTTGACAAAGCAAACCACAAACCACAACAGTAAGCACCACAACAGAATTGCTTTTGTAGATCCAAAACCAGAAAATTTTATTTTTTGGGGGTATAAAGTAAAAACTTAAAAAAAAGTGTACCTTTGCAAAAAATTGTTGTTTTTTAAAATTAATTGAATTAATTTCTAAATTAAAAGACAAGTAGTTACCTTATTTATGAAAAAAATAGTTGAATACCGCAAGTTACTTAATGTAGATAAAACTGCAGAGCTAAAAGATTTAAAAACCATTTATCGCAATGCGATGAAAGAATCCCATCCAGATAAATTTCAAGGAGACGAAGCTGGTTTGAAAGCTGCAGAAGAAAATAGTAAAAAAATAATTGAAGCATACCACTTTTTGGTAAGTATCAATCCTGAAACTATTAAAGTAAACTTACCCGAATATACCGAAACAATCAATATTGCAACCATTACAGATTACAAATTTGTAGAAGGTAGATTGATTATTAATTTTTCAAACGGAAGCGTTTACGAATACATTAGTGTCCCTAAAGCTACTTACGTAAAAATGGTAAATGCATCTTCTCCTGGAAGATTTGCAAAAAGACACATTTTGAACTCGTATGTTTGGAGAAAAACAATCAATCAAGATTAGTTTTTGATCTTGTTTTAAACAAACAAAAGCCTAAAATAATAAAGCCCAATTTACAAATTGGGCTTTTATTGTTTCTATAATAAACTCGTTTATTGCCAACCACCTCCCAAATCTCTATAAATCAAAACAAAAGCGTTCCGTTGTTTGATTTTGGTTTCAATCAATTCTAGTTTGGAGTCAAGAGCATCGCGTTGGGTCATTAAAACTTCAAAATAATCTGCTCTTGCAGACTGAAATAAATCACCAGCTATACTTATCGATTGGTTCATGGCTGCTACTTGTTCGGCTTTTAGTTGGTATCTTTTTTCTAAATAAGCCATAGTAGCCATTTGGGTAGCAACCTCTAAATAGGCATTCAAAACAGTTCGTTGGTACGCATACAATGCCTGCAGTTGTCTGGAATTAGCAGACGCAAATTCTGCCTTGATTGTATTTCTATTAATCAAAGGTGCTGCAATATCTCCTATCAAATTATACAGTAAAGACTCTGGAAATTGAGCCAAATAAGATGTTTTAAAAGCCTGTAAACCAAATGCAGCCGAAATATCTAAAGAAGGATAAAAAGCCGCACGGGCTACTTTTACATCTAGTTTTGCCGCTGTGAGAGCCAACTCGGCTTGTTTAATATCTGGCCTATTGGATAGCAATTGAGAGGGAGTTCCGGTGGCAATAATTGCCGAGGCTGTTTGCATAAAAGTACCACTATCTCTTTTTATTTTTTCGGGATATTGCCCCAATAAAAAATGGATGCGGTTTTCTGTTTCTACTATTTTCTGTAGGATTTCAAACTCCATACTTTTAGACGAAAACACCTCTGCTTGAAATTTTTGTACTGCCAATTCTGTGGTTCTAGCTGCTTGTTTCTGGATTTTAACAATTTCGAGGGCATTTTGTTGCAAAACAATGGTTTGTTTTATTATATCCAACTGGTTGTCTAGTGCCATTAATTCGTAATACGAATTGGCAACCTCAGCAATTAGATTTGTAACTACAAAATTTTTGCCCTCAATAGTGGCTAAATACTTGTTTACTGCCGCTTTTTTAGAATTGCGAAGTTTTTTCCAGATATCGACTTCCCATTTTGCATAAGCGCCAATATTAAAATCCGTCAATGGATCCGGAAATTCTTTGCCTGGAGTAATTTCGGTGGTAGCATCTCCGGCGCCTTGGCTGGTATAACGTCCTACTTTTTCTACTCCAGTACCTGCTCTAAGACCTACCGTAGGCAATAGAGCTCCTTTGCGAACCAGGATATCGTTTTTGGCTATTTCTATTTCTTGCAACGTTATTTTTAGTTCTTGATTGTTTTTTAAGGCAATCTCTATCAGCAAGGCAAGATTGGGATCTTTAAAATAATTTTTCCAAGCTATTGCTGCAGTATTGGTTGTATCGGTACTGCTACCAAAATGCTCTGGTATTGCTTTGTAGGCTGTATCGGTAACCGTAGCAGGGGTTTTGCAACTAATCACGGCCAGAGTGCCGAGAATTAGTAACGAGTAGGGATATATTTTTGATTTAAACATGATGCGTAATTTCTTCGGTTAATGGATTTTCATCTTCGTCTTTAGAGAGTTTGTGTTTTTCGGAAATGGTAGCAAAAATAAAATAGAGCCCCGGAATAAGTACCACACCACACAGGGTGCCTATAAGCATCCCTCCTGCGGCTGCAGAACCCAATGTTCTATTGCCAATTTTACCTGGGTCCGAAGCCACTGCTAACGGAATTAAACCTGCTATAAAAGCAAAAGAGGTCATTAAAATAGGCCGAAAACGTACCATAGCTCCTTCTGTGGCTGCTGCAATTACGGAGGCGCCTTGGCTGTGTTTGTGTGCTGCAAATTCTACTATTAATACGGCATTCTTTCCGAGCAAACCAATAAGCATAATAAAGGAGACTTGGGCATAAATATTGTTATCCAAACCAACTAATTTTAAGAATAAAAAAGCTCCAAAAATACCTGCTGGCAAAGACAAAATTACTATCAGTGGCAAAACAAAGCTCTCGTATTGGGCTGCAAGAACCAAATACACAAAACCCAAACAAATTAAGAAAATATAAATTGCCTCATTGCCTCTGGCTACCTCATCTGCTGAAATACCTGCCCAATCAATACCAAAACCTCTAGGAAGCGTTTTTGCAGCTACCTCATTTACAACTGCAATGGCAGTACCGCTACTAAATCCAATGGCGGGAGCGCCACTGATTTCGGCAGCATTGTACATATTGTGTCTGGTGATTTCAGAGAGTCCGTATACTTTTTTCATTTTCATGAAAGCAGAAAAAGGCACCATTTCGTCTTGGTTGTTCTTTACATATAATTTTAAGATATCCTCTGGCAAAGCTCGGTATTCTGGTGAGGCCTGTACAATTACCTTATATTGTCGGTCGTATTTTATAAAGTTTGTTTCGTAATTGCTACCCACTAAGGTAGATAAGGTATTCATGGCATTCTCAATACTTACGCCTTTTTGTTGCGCAATATCGTTATCAATATCCAGCATGTATTGCGGAAAACTAGCG
Proteins encoded in this region:
- a CDS encoding TolC family protein; the protein is MFKSKIYPYSLLILGTLAVISCKTPATVTDTAYKAIPEHFGSSTDTTNTAAIAWKNYFKDPNLALLIEIALKNNQELKITLQEIEIAKNDILVRKGALLPTVGLRAGTGVEKVGRYTSQGAGDATTEITPGKEFPDPLTDFNIGAYAKWEVDIWKKLRNSKKAAVNKYLATIEGKNFVVTNLIAEVANSYYELMALDNQLDIIKQTIVLQQNALEIVKIQKQAARTTELAVQKFQAEVFSSKSMEFEILQKIVETENRIHFLLGQYPEKIKRDSGTFMQTASAIIATGTPSQLLSNRPDIKQAELALTAAKLDVKVARAAFYPSLDISAAFGLQAFKTSYLAQFPESLLYNLIGDIAAPLINRNTIKAEFASANSRQLQALYAYQRTVLNAYLEVATQMATMAYLEKRYQLKAEQVAAMNQSISIAGDLFQSARADYFEVLMTQRDALDSKLELIETKIKQRNAFVLIYRDLGGGWQ
- a CDS encoding ABC-F family ATP-binding cassette domain-containing protein; this encodes MLTVNNLSVQFGKRILFDEVNTTFTHGNIYGVIGANGAGKSTFLKIISGEMDPTSGHIHLEPGKRMSVLNQNHNMFDAHTVLETVIMGNKILYAVKKEMDELYLDYNDKNADRIGELQVQFEEMNGWNADSDAASMLSNLGIGEEHHYTLMADLEGKIKVRVLLAQALFGNPDLLIMDEPTNDLDFETIAWLETFLANYENTVIVVSHDRHFLDSVCTHISDIDYSKINHYSGNYTFWYESSQLAAKQRAQQNKKAEEKKQELEEFIRRFSANVAKSKQATSRKKMISKLNISEIKPSSRRYPAIIFDQEREAGDQILNVQNLSASVDGELLFKGVDLNMAKGDKIVLFSKDSRATTAFYEIVNGNKPADSGTYDWGVTTNQAYLPVENHSFFENDLSLVDWLRQWVKTEEERDEVNIRSFLGKMIFSGEEALKTCRVLSGGEKVRCMMSRMMMERANVLLIDEPTNHLDLESITAFNNSLKNYKGSVIFTTHDHEFAQTVGNRVVELTPNGAIDSYMTFDEYLDDEKIQELRIKMYAK
- the pyrR gene encoding bifunctional pyr operon transcriptional regulator/uracil phosphoribosyltransferase PyrR; the protein is MTQKVLLNSKEVNIILHRLACQLIEKHLDFKDTILVGIQPRGTFMAERLKTILEKEYHTPEIQLGYLDITFFRDDFRRTEKPLEANKTKINFIVENKKVIFIDDVLFTGRSIRAALTAIQSFGRPAEIELLVLIDRRFSRNLPIQPDYRGRQVDAINNEKVKVNWKENQGEDAVYLITN
- a CDS encoding collagenase; amino-acid sequence: MKKKLFKIMQQVGLLFLGFNVLGQQAPPKELYNSKDQLTVCSRGVVKEPNTAIKKTNKFLANCPGTMATWASYSGSALVQQLKAATDYDGCLRTLFSFDASYGPSLFSNANVAIVAQEMYSISISHDGTLNSGMLGLATYLHAASYHDFFQTSVNFDANSTQKYNNAVESFANNAHLWDVTENALLILDEYLIMCDATGLRHKPAIINVVKTAMKNLTVLDNWKTIVNDDALMQKYVTAYNRMFFLMFRGIQPVDPLFESALNTDSEFISLMSKLATDSELKTNNTLELIPNNSIGEMVRMMTSSVLKPKVEPYLADIVKTLPRLTPNWYRIIKAINESGNCSAYSLCENIDAIKSEIDNMLFPNTFTFDDGKLVVKTPLSYETVLPLYYASKQVQAQVFRFIETDAAVANDPNIKLNMVVYGTLANYQDWQTLLNGIDTNNGGMYIERGATFYTYERTTMESTFSLEELFRHEYVHYLQGRYMANGFWGESPIYKNNRLVWFEEGMAEHFAGSTDTQGVTIRESQGSAIKNEGPSEYMTVSQILSADYNNGFKFYRYGNMLWSHWFKNDMATAKELVRLVRADDVAGYDAKINQLKANSALQTSFVNYLNNTVIKHENWWAVTTPWKEDKLYTVGAPADVQTEFIALTGKTAIAALEATTSLRRFSLTGTFTNGNFDTSLNDLIKKLNTSPTINNFKYLTGYYKNISGNTATYVITGPLRNASVDDAVDAQFSSSTVATITGGSVKFKNQSTGYIKSYLWSFPGGTPATSTDAEPIVNYLSAGNYNVELVVNGNNNSSNTMLKKDYISIYSKPTRVYCNASVVYDYSSILNVTFANINNDSQGFPLNGYADFTNFLAQVDPGKSYPIEVYPAHSAQGNNINVWIDWNQNGLFTDPGERVFSYEGINAVGSILIPSNATPGVTRMRVRYSYGKTSDPCGEDSYFGEVEDYSVLVKSSSNTVSIATPTNLVALPNISSLMVELSWIDNATNETSYVVERALPNGVYNLLATLSADATTYTDTGLMAGVTYSYRVTAKSNAVSSMFSNVVVVPMSITPTQTTLAKPIITDGDLYDTGFYAYWNTVINATVYEIELKNSLGEWTSFSTTIEGLLWVPKSGTQTIYDFRVRAKNATEFSPWSYAVANLNDKTFTLSTLFYELKKKGFAMYPNPASETVNFSFTNMDTNKITTTIYNLEGAVIDVIKNPLSYSLKGLSSGMYLVVVSDGIFKQTKKLIIK
- a CDS encoding KTSC domain-containing protein yields the protein MKKIVEYRKLLNVDKTAELKDLKTIYRNAMKESHPDKFQGDEAGLKAAEENSKKIIEAYHFLVSINPETIKVNLPEYTETINIATITDYKFVEGRLIINFSNGSVYEYISVPKATYVKMVNASSPGRFAKRHILNSYVWRKTINQD